In Edaphobacter paludis, a single window of DNA contains:
- a CDS encoding polymer-forming cytoskeletal protein has product MNPPENSTVIGKSVVVRGDISGKEDLFLDGDIQGNINLSENRLTLGPDALIVADVTVRDLVVFGKLTGNIYATGRVDLRQSASVIGDITAGRLSIEESAMLKGHVELKAVEAQPTAVSQRTSPVASSKPLVLQPKS; this is encoded by the coding sequence ATGAATCCACCAGAAAATTCCACAGTGATCGGTAAGTCGGTCGTAGTTCGCGGAGATATCTCCGGCAAAGAAGATCTTTTTCTGGACGGCGACATTCAGGGTAATATCAACCTGTCTGAAAATAGGTTGACCCTCGGACCAGACGCGCTCATCGTCGCCGACGTTACCGTCCGCGACCTCGTCGTCTTCGGCAAGCTTACCGGAAATATTTATGCCACGGGACGTGTCGATCTGCGCCAATCCGCATCCGTTATAGGAGACATTACTGCTGGCCGACTCTCCATCGAAGAGAGCGCCATGCTCAAAGGACACGTTGAGTTAAAAGCCGTTGAGGCACAGCCAACTGCTGTCTCACAGAGGACTTCTCCTGTCGCTTCATCTAAACCTCTCGTCCTGCAGCCGAAGTCCTAA
- a CDS encoding class I SAM-dependent methyltransferase: MRNLFSSDSTSGAKGTGGNRVPRHSSGWKELLKHLSTQESLRVLDIGPTSSTNINYITSLGHSIYMANLVEEAAKPEWIIPAEGDKAASFDVEGFLKSNLNFSGRMFDVVILWDTADYLPESLLVPVFSRIHDVLQPGGLMLAFFHASPDAEAAFNRYHLTETDVIEMQRAGSYPLLNVYSNRKIENLLSGFSNFRFFLAKDSLREVIITR; this comes from the coding sequence ATGCGCAACCTCTTCAGCAGCGATAGTACAAGCGGCGCCAAGGGCACTGGCGGCAACCGTGTGCCGCGTCATTCCAGCGGATGGAAGGAGCTGCTCAAGCATCTGAGTACGCAGGAATCGCTGCGTGTTCTCGATATCGGCCCCACTTCGTCAACGAACATCAACTACATCACCAGCCTCGGCCACAGCATCTATATGGCGAATTTAGTCGAAGAGGCCGCCAAGCCAGAGTGGATCATCCCCGCTGAAGGCGACAAGGCTGCCAGCTTCGACGTCGAAGGATTTCTCAAGTCCAACCTCAATTTTTCCGGTCGGATGTTCGACGTTGTCATTCTCTGGGACACGGCGGATTACCTGCCTGAATCTCTGCTGGTCCCTGTATTCTCGCGCATTCACGATGTATTGCAGCCCGGCGGCCTGATGCTCGCGTTCTTCCACGCGTCGCCCGACGCTGAGGCAGCGTTCAATCGTTACCATCTCACCGAGACCGATGTTATCGAGATGCAGCGTGCAGGAAGTTATCCTCTGCTCAACGTCTATAGCAATCGAAAGATCGAGAATCTGTTGAGCGGCTTTAGTAACTTTCGTTTCTTCCTCGCGAAGGACAGTTTGCGCGAAGTTATTATTACCCGCTAA
- the lnt gene encoding apolipoprotein N-acyltransferase: MAALSGVLQVLPFPIAGPTPLWRTAFCWFALLPLLWALLGNSKARSALNLRQGAALGYLCGFVWYLGNCYWIYQTMYLYGGLAKPIAAGILVLFCLYLGLYHALFATLIAACRQRFGRQATLVLVPFAWVAVELARARITGFPWDQLGMTQVDNSLLTRLAPITGVYGLSFIIAAVNALWLVRIRIREQRFTRPVLTATGVVIILLYIAALHYFHTPTYSATNAKATLIQENLAVGADRTGPEPSVPQLIDSFSQLSLHPPRSRCNGIPELSTTTCIVFTTPPQSVQEASDPTPTNVVIWPESPAPFAEDDPQFRSGMSSLARAVHAPLIVDDIGISSNSNAADSKPFDRFNSASFITPDGNFAARYDKMHLVPFGEYVPFKSLFFFAGSLLAEAGDLSSGNHRTVFAYDGHHYGTFICYESTFADEVRLFVLKGADVLVNISDDGWYGDTSAPWQHLDMVRMRAIENHRWVLRATNTGVTAAIDPHGRVTAAAPRHIRTALHVGFAYEHDITFYTAHGDIFAYICAIITALALVFNLKPRMN, encoded by the coding sequence ATGGCCGCACTTTCCGGCGTTCTTCAGGTCCTGCCATTTCCTATTGCTGGACCGACCCCACTCTGGCGAACTGCTTTCTGCTGGTTCGCGCTTCTTCCACTTCTCTGGGCGCTCCTTGGTAATAGCAAGGCGAGAAGCGCCCTCAACTTAAGACAGGGAGCAGCCCTTGGTTATCTCTGCGGCTTCGTCTGGTATCTCGGTAACTGCTATTGGATTTATCAGACGATGTACCTCTACGGTGGTCTGGCCAAACCCATCGCCGCGGGCATCCTTGTGCTCTTCTGCTTGTATCTCGGTCTCTATCACGCGCTCTTCGCTACACTCATCGCCGCCTGCCGTCAGCGTTTCGGTCGCCAGGCCACACTCGTTCTAGTGCCCTTCGCCTGGGTCGCGGTGGAATTAGCGCGCGCACGAATCACCGGATTTCCCTGGGACCAACTCGGCATGACTCAGGTGGATAACTCCCTGCTCACGCGGCTCGCTCCAATCACCGGAGTCTACGGATTATCTTTCATCATTGCCGCAGTGAATGCGCTCTGGCTTGTACGTATTCGCATTCGAGAGCAACGATTCACCCGCCCGGTCCTCACCGCCACCGGGGTAGTTATCATCCTTCTCTACATCGCAGCGCTGCACTACTTTCACACTCCTACTTACTCCGCAACAAACGCCAAAGCCACGTTGATACAAGAAAATCTTGCCGTAGGCGCGGACAGAACCGGCCCCGAGCCAAGCGTCCCGCAACTTATCGATTCCTTCTCTCAACTTAGCCTGCATCCTCCACGTTCGCGCTGCAACGGAATTCCGGAGCTCTCCACTACCACCTGCATCGTCTTCACAACTCCGCCACAGTCTGTTCAGGAAGCCAGCGACCCTACACCAACGAACGTCGTCATATGGCCCGAATCTCCCGCGCCATTTGCCGAAGACGATCCGCAGTTCCGTTCCGGGATGTCCTCGCTGGCACGCGCTGTACACGCGCCTTTGATCGTCGACGACATCGGGATCAGCAGCAACTCGAACGCTGCCGACTCCAAGCCATTCGATCGTTTCAATTCCGCATCTTTTATTACGCCAGACGGTAATTTCGCCGCCCGCTATGACAAGATGCACCTTGTCCCATTCGGCGAATACGTCCCGTTCAAGTCCCTTTTCTTCTTTGCCGGCAGCCTTCTCGCCGAAGCGGGCGACTTATCGTCCGGGAATCACCGCACCGTATTTGCCTACGATGGCCATCACTACGGCACCTTCATCTGTTATGAATCCACATTCGCAGACGAGGTCCGCCTCTTTGTTCTCAAGGGCGCCGACGTTCTAGTCAACATCTCTGACGACGGATGGTACGGCGACACCAGCGCTCCCTGGCAGCACCTCGACATGGTGCGGATGCGGGCGATTGAAAACCATCGCTGGGTTCTTCGCGCCACTAACACAGGAGTTACCGCCGCCATCGATCCTCATGGCAGAGTCACCGCCGCCGCTCCCCGCCATATCCGCACGGCCCTTCATGTCGGCTTCGCGTACGAGCACGACATCACCTTCTACACCGCTCACGGCGACATCTTCGCCTACATCTGTGCCATCATCACCGCACTGGCCCTCGTCTTCAACCTGAAGCCGCGAATGAACTAA
- the prfB gene encoding peptide chain release factor 2 (programmed frameshift), with the protein MLSDLEFTYNPVRDKVRDLREYLDSARLRRELATIEEKTADPTIWADAARSQPLMRERKRLETLLADDAELARRSDDIEAYFELAKEGEDTEPDLTREIPALIDFADKLESKTMLSGETDALNAIVVVHPGAGGTESQDWAEMLMRMYIRWAERQNFKVEINEVQDGDEAGIKSATFTISGDFAFGLLSGETGVHRLVRISPFDSAKRRHTSFASVFVSPEIDDTIVIDIKPDDLRIDTYRSGGKGGQHVNTTDSAVRITHLPTGLVAGCQNERSQHKNKERAMKLLRSRLYEYELDKKKAVSRKLEDSKLDIKFGSQIRSYVLQPYRMAKDLRTRVEVGDVDKVLDGDLEPFIRGYLRMRREGNFPAEIAEEEEV; encoded by the exons ATGTTGAGCGACTTAGAATTCACCTACAACCCAGTTCGCGACAAAGTCCGCGACCTGCGGGAGTATCTT GACTCGGCCCGCCTGCGCCGTGAACTAGCCACCATCGAAGAAAAAACTGCCGACCCCACCATTTGGGCTGACGCCGCGCGTTCGCAGCCGCTGATGCGCGAACGCAAGCGCCTCGAAACTCTCCTCGCCGACGATGCCGAGTTAGCACGCCGCTCCGATGACATTGAGGCCTACTTCGAACTCGCCAAAGAGGGCGAAGACACCGAGCCTGATCTCACCCGCGAGATCCCCGCTCTTATCGACTTCGCCGATAAGCTCGAATCCAAAACCATGCTCTCCGGCGAGACCGATGCACTCAACGCCATCGTCGTCGTTCACCCCGGCGCGGGTGGCACCGAATCGCAGGACTGGGCCGAGATGCTCATGCGCATGTACATCCGCTGGGCCGAGCGCCAGAATTTCAAGGTCGAGATCAACGAAGTTCAGGACGGCGACGAAGCCGGCATCAAATCGGCCACCTTCACCATCTCGGGCGACTTCGCCTTCGGGCTTCTCTCTGGTGAAACGGGAGTTCATCGGCTGGTTCGCATCTCTCCCTTTGACTCCGCAAAGCGCCGCCACACCAGCTTTGCCAGCGTCTTCGTCTCGCCGGAGATCGACGACACCATCGTCATCGACATCAAGCCAGACGACCTTCGCATCGACACTTATCGTTCCGGTGGCAAGGGCGGCCAGCACGTCAACACCACTGACTCCGCAGTCCGTATCACCCATCTTCCCACCGGCCTTGTGGCAGGTTGCCAGAACGAACGCAGCCAACACAAGAACAAGGAAAGGGCGATGAAGCTCCTTCGCTCGCGTCTCTACGAGTACGAACTCGACAAGAAGAAAGCCGTCAGCCGAAAGCTTGAAGACTCCAAGCTCGACATCAAGTTCGGCTCGCAGATTCGCAGCTATGTCCTTCAGCCCTACCGTATGGCTAAGGATCTTCGCACCCGCGTAGAAGTAGGCGATGTCGATAAAGTTCTCGACGGCGACCTCGAACCTTTCATCCGCGGCTATCTCCGTATGAGACGCGAAGGTAATTTCCCAGCCGAGATCGCTGAGGAGGAAGAAGTTTAA
- a CDS encoding DinB family protein produces MTKSSDTPDVHQALRKQLVTLIQGGEAHATFEDAIKDFPAELRGKVPAHLPYSAWQLLEHLRIAQRDILDFSAPPTGGYQPLEWPDAYWPKSPEPPSAHAWDHSIAAIRKDREHFEALIQKPDADLFKPFRWGNGQNLLREALLIADHTAYHLGEFIVLRRLLGVWNK; encoded by the coding sequence ATGACGAAATCCAGCGACACGCCCGATGTTCACCAGGCTTTACGCAAGCAGCTTGTAACCCTGATTCAGGGCGGGGAAGCTCATGCCACCTTCGAAGATGCGATAAAGGACTTTCCTGCTGAACTTCGTGGCAAGGTTCCAGCCCATCTCCCCTACTCTGCCTGGCAACTCCTCGAACACCTGCGCATTGCCCAGCGCGACATCCTCGACTTCAGCGCCCCTCCGACCGGTGGCTATCAGCCGCTCGAATGGCCCGATGCCTATTGGCCCAAATCACCCGAGCCGCCTTCAGCACACGCATGGGACCACTCCATTGCCGCGATCCGCAAAGATCGAGAGCACTTCGAGGCGCTCATCCAGAAGCCGGATGCTGATCTCTTCAAGCCCTTCCGCTGGGGCAACGGCCAGAACCTTCTACGTGAAGCGCTCCTCATCGCCGATCACACGGCATACCATCTCGGCGAATTCATCGTCCTTCGCCGCCTGCTCGGTGTCTGGAATAAATAA
- a CDS encoding CoA-binding protein, with protein MNQPEIIRAMLGNPAAKPVVIAVIGLSPHPDKPSHFVPAYMQQHGYRILPVNPTVDSVLGEKSYASLADLPIKPDIVNVFRLPRYISAIVDEMLQLGLQSLWVQSGIINLEAAAKAEAGGIHVVMDHCIMVEHRRVLPLSAYNLAK; from the coding sequence GTGAATCAACCCGAAATCATCCGAGCCATGCTCGGCAACCCTGCTGCGAAGCCGGTCGTCATAGCAGTCATCGGCCTGTCGCCGCACCCCGACAAACCCAGCCACTTCGTTCCGGCCTACATGCAGCAGCACGGCTACCGCATCCTGCCCGTCAACCCGACGGTAGACAGCGTCCTCGGAGAGAAGTCTTACGCCTCGCTCGCCGACCTGCCCATCAAGCCCGACATCGTCAACGTCTTCCGCCTACCGCGATATATTTCTGCCATCGTCGACGAGATGCTCCAACTCGGCCTCCAGAGTCTCTGGGTTCAATCGGGCATCATCAACCTCGAAGCCGCCGCTAAAGCCGAGGCAGGCGGCATCCATGTCGTCATGGACCACTGCATCATGGTCGAGCACCGGCGAGTTCTTCCACTTTCAGCCTACAATCTAGCTAAATGA
- a CDS encoding thioredoxin family protein, with amino-acid sequence MRIRYSLLAAVCILFPILTAHAQLPVAGDGGPGPVKAQHLTAELVSASSTIAPGGTVQAGLVLTLDPHWHVYWINAGDSGEPPKITWTLPAGVTASPMQFPVPSRLPLGPLMDFGYENVAAFPVQLTAAKSVKPGNIHLDAKISWLVCREVCIPGKAHLGLNLTVAQDAASVPPTGVLGEALNLIPRPPPADVKFTVIGGKSDFVVTMINGHRETSAEFYPFDEDQILNAAPQTVESLPNGVRLRVKRAEDLAKLPAELHGLVKLSATKAYDVTAPVTPGEVAPAVGSKSPNSSSGITIVTAIGLAFLGGIILNLMPCVFPVLFLKGLALVQSSGEERSRLRSHGLVYTLGILVSFWIIVAVLLGLRAGGAQAGWGFQLQSPVFIAVLALGLFFFALSLAGQFELGLSLTSVGGELAQKQGFAGSFFTGVLATIVATPCTAPLMGAAIGFALAQPAGITFAVFTALGLGLATPYLLLSFQPAWTRILPRPGRWMETLKQLTAVPLFATVIWLAWLFGRLYGPSGSLDHMSFLLGGFLLVAIAGWMLARWPARWASAIAAVVLGALALATSLYSPKDTTLVWQPYTQQTLDQARAGGHPVFIDFTAAWCLSCQVNERLVLRSADVQRQLADHKLTLLKADWTQYDPEITKELASLNRSGVPTYVIYPTSQAAPADVLPELLTKDVVLTAIDRDAR; translated from the coding sequence ATGAGAATTCGCTACTCCCTGCTCGCTGCGGTCTGCATTCTCTTTCCCATCCTGACTGCTCACGCGCAGCTCCCGGTAGCGGGCGACGGCGGCCCCGGCCCTGTAAAAGCCCAGCATTTGACGGCGGAACTAGTCTCAGCTTCCTCCACCATCGCTCCTGGCGGAACCGTTCAGGCCGGTCTCGTCCTCACGCTTGATCCCCATTGGCACGTCTATTGGATCAACGCAGGAGACTCCGGCGAACCGCCGAAGATCACCTGGACGCTGCCCGCCGGAGTCACTGCCAGTCCCATGCAGTTTCCGGTCCCCAGCCGCCTCCCTCTCGGCCCGCTGATGGACTTCGGCTACGAGAACGTAGCAGCCTTTCCCGTTCAACTCACCGCCGCAAAATCAGTGAAGCCGGGCAATATCCACCTCGACGCCAAGATCAGCTGGCTGGTCTGCCGTGAGGTCTGCATCCCCGGGAAGGCGCACCTCGGGCTCAATCTCACGGTGGCCCAGGACGCTGCCTCAGTTCCGCCTACGGGCGTGTTGGGAGAAGCTCTCAACCTGATCCCACGGCCGCCTCCGGCTGACGTGAAGTTCACGGTCATTGGCGGCAAATCTGATTTCGTCGTTACCATGATCAATGGTCACAGGGAGACCAGCGCAGAATTTTATCCCTTTGATGAGGACCAGATTCTGAATGCCGCGCCGCAGACAGTGGAGTCTCTGCCGAACGGCGTTCGTCTACGCGTCAAGCGGGCCGAAGATCTCGCCAAACTCCCAGCCGAGCTTCACGGCCTCGTTAAACTAAGCGCCACAAAGGCGTACGACGTGACTGCTCCAGTCACGCCAGGCGAAGTGGCTCCGGCTGTTGGCTCCAAGTCGCCGAACAGCAGCAGCGGGATCACTATCGTCACCGCAATTGGCCTCGCCTTCCTCGGCGGAATCATTCTCAATCTGATGCCGTGCGTCTTTCCCGTGCTCTTCCTCAAGGGGCTGGCGCTGGTGCAGTCCTCTGGCGAAGAACGCAGCCGCTTGCGCAGCCATGGCCTTGTCTACACGCTCGGCATCCTGGTGTCGTTCTGGATCATCGTGGCGGTCTTACTCGGGCTGCGGGCGGGCGGCGCGCAGGCTGGATGGGGCTTCCAGCTTCAGTCGCCGGTCTTCATCGCAGTGCTTGCGCTCGGGTTGTTCTTCTTCGCTCTCTCTCTTGCGGGACAGTTCGAGCTTGGCCTTTCGCTGACAAGCGTCGGCGGTGAACTGGCGCAGAAGCAGGGCTTTGCCGGCAGCTTCTTTACCGGAGTCTTGGCCACGATCGTTGCTACGCCATGCACCGCTCCGTTAATGGGAGCGGCGATCGGCTTTGCGCTCGCTCAACCGGCAGGAATTACCTTTGCCGTCTTTACCGCGCTCGGCCTCGGGCTCGCGACGCCGTATCTACTACTCAGTTTTCAGCCTGCGTGGACTCGCATTTTGCCGCGTCCAGGTCGATGGATGGAGACGCTCAAGCAACTCACCGCCGTGCCGCTATTTGCCACGGTAATCTGGCTGGCGTGGCTCTTTGGACGGCTTTACGGCCCGTCCGGCTCGCTGGATCACATGTCTTTTCTGCTGGGCGGCTTTCTTCTTGTAGCGATTGCCGGATGGATGCTGGCTCGTTGGCCTGCACGCTGGGCCTCGGCGATTGCTGCCGTCGTACTTGGTGCGCTGGCGCTTGCTACATCGCTCTATTCTCCGAAGGACACAACGCTGGTCTGGCAGCCCTACACGCAGCAGACTTTGGATCAGGCTCGTGCCGGTGGACATCCGGTTTTCATCGACTTCACGGCTGCGTGGTGCCTGAGCTGCCAGGTCAACGAACGGCTGGTGCTGCGTTCGGCGGATGTGCAGCGGCAACTTGCGGACCACAAACTGACTCTGTTGAAGGCTGATTGGACGCAGTACGACCCGGAGATTACCAAAGAGCTTGCTTCACTGAACCGGAGCGGTGTTCCTACTTACGTCATCTATCCGACTAGCCAGGCAGCTCCCGCAGATGTTCTGCCGGAGCTGCTGACCAAGGATGTAGTGCTGACTGCTATCGACCGCGACGCCCGCTAG
- the pyrE gene encoding orotate phosphoribosyltransferase: MPNDARADLLNLIATLSFKLGDFTLASGQKSDYYIDCRTTTLHAEGGRLSGLVLYDLIRQHIPQAEAVGGLTMGADPLVSNTASASAWALADHAEILELSSELELETGSDPAPTLIHGFLVRKAEKSHGTGRRIEGFLKQGAQVVIVDDVCTTGGSTITAIEAAREAGMNVAGVLCLVDREQGGRAHIEAAAAGAPFLSVYTATDVRAAHIALKKA, from the coding sequence ATGCCAAACGATGCCCGCGCTGACCTCCTCAATCTGATCGCCACACTCTCCTTCAAACTTGGTGACTTCACCCTGGCCAGCGGCCAGAAGTCCGATTACTACATCGACTGCCGCACCACCACGCTCCACGCCGAAGGCGGACGCCTCTCGGGCCTCGTCCTCTATGACCTCATCCGCCAGCACATCCCGCAGGCCGAGGCCGTAGGCGGCCTGACCATGGGCGCTGATCCCCTCGTCTCCAACACCGCGAGCGCCAGCGCCTGGGCTCTGGCTGATCACGCCGAGATTCTCGAACTCTCCAGCGAACTGGAACTCGAAACCGGCTCCGACCCAGCCCCCACCCTCATCCACGGCTTCCTCGTCCGCAAAGCTGAGAAATCTCATGGCACCGGACGCCGCATCGAAGGCTTCCTCAAGCAAGGCGCGCAGGTCGTAATCGTCGACGATGTCTGCACAACCGGAGGCTCAACGATCACGGCCATCGAAGCCGCTCGCGAAGCCGGAATGAACGTAGCGGGAGTCCTCTGCCTGGTCGACCGGGAACAAGGTGGCCGAGCCCATATCGAGGCCGCCGCAGCCGGAGCACCCTTCCTCTCCGTCTACACCGCAACCGACGTCCGCGCCGCCCACATTGCCCTCAAAAAGGCCTAA
- a CDS encoding type II CAAX endopeptidase family protein yields MSEQPLDTSAFIDQPSPEAPAIPSFGPTGAEDETTMFLPETPNDSSDYTPRRIPHLGHAFLFVSFAGLVLLISQATLLGFFTIHTAQKLAAAAQQPKLLVAAMAVTYLTTLLISWFFFPLLWHRSFPDGLQWNFSAVRRNAFKLIGLGLVLGWTVQAISSLIPMPKSIPMDSFFHTPSDVWLVTAFGTLLAPAFEEICFRGFLLPAFAIAYDWLSLPRTPVAHQRWQTTTNLSTAGLLFSAILSSLLFALLHAEQLAHAWGALIVLFVVSLILTLVRIRTQSVACSALVHACYNLSVFIALFIVTGGYRHLDRIGH; encoded by the coding sequence ATGAGCGAACAGCCACTCGACACCTCCGCCTTCATCGACCAACCCTCCCCCGAGGCACCCGCCATCCCCTCCTTCGGCCCCACCGGAGCAGAGGACGAGACGACGATGTTCCTCCCAGAAACTCCCAACGACTCGTCGGACTACACGCCCCGCCGCATCCCCCACCTCGGTCACGCCTTCCTCTTCGTCTCCTTTGCCGGACTTGTCCTGCTGATCTCACAGGCCACCCTTCTGGGCTTCTTCACCATCCACACCGCGCAAAAGCTCGCCGCAGCCGCCCAGCAGCCCAAACTCCTGGTCGCCGCCATGGCCGTGACTTATCTCACGACCCTGCTCATCTCCTGGTTCTTCTTCCCCCTCCTCTGGCATCGCTCGTTCCCCGACGGCCTGCAATGGAACTTTAGCGCCGTCCGCCGCAACGCGTTTAAGCTCATCGGCCTCGGTCTGGTCCTCGGCTGGACCGTCCAGGCCATCTCCAGCCTTATCCCCATGCCCAAGTCCATCCCCATGGACAGCTTCTTCCACACCCCCTCCGACGTCTGGCTGGTCACCGCCTTCGGCACCCTGCTCGCCCCGGCCTTCGAGGAGATCTGCTTCCGCGGCTTCCTTCTGCCCGCCTTCGCCATCGCCTACGACTGGCTCAGCCTGCCTCGTACGCCGGTCGCCCACCAGCGCTGGCAGACCACGACCAACCTCAGCACCGCCGGTCTGCTCTTCTCCGCGATCCTCTCCAGCCTTCTCTTCGCCCTCCTTCACGCCGAGCAGCTCGCCCACGCCTGGGGAGCGCTCATCGTCCTCTTCGTCGTCTCCCTCATCCTCACCCTGGTCCGCATCCGCACCCAGTCGGTGGCCTGCTCCGCGCTAGTGCATGCCTGCTACAACCTCTCGGTCTTTATCGCCCTGTTCATCGTCACCGGCGGCTATCGCCACCTCGACCGCATCGGCCACTGA